A single region of the Triticum dicoccoides isolate Atlit2015 ecotype Zavitan chromosome 2B, WEW_v2.0, whole genome shotgun sequence genome encodes:
- the LOC119364917 gene encoding sphingolipid delta(4)-desaturase DES1-like, protein MGATRADADEKDADEKEEGVMATDFFWSYTDEPHASRRREILAKYPQIKELFGPDPLAFIKIAAVVSLQLWTATLLRDAGWSKMLVVAYFFGSFLNHNLFLAIHELSHNLAFATPSLNRWLGIFANLPIGVPMSVTFQKYHLEHHRFQGVDGIDMDIPSQTEAHVVKNTFSKSIWVVLQLFFYALRPLFLKPKPPGLWEFTNLTIQVALDAAMVYLYGWKSLAYLILSTFLGGGMHPMAGHFISEHYVFSPEQETYSYYGPLNLMTWHVGYHNEHHDFPRIPGAKLHKVKEIAPEYYDSLKSYRSWSQVIYMYVMDQTVGPFSRMKRKAPKKDS, encoded by the exons ATGGGCGCGACACGCGCGGACGCCGACGAGAAGGACGCCGACGAGAAGGAGGAAGGCGTGATGGCGACGGACTTCTTCTGGTCGTACACGGACGAGCCGCACGCGTCGCGCCGCAGGGAGATCCTGGCCAAGTACCCGCAGATCAAGGAGCTCTTCGGCCCGGATCCTCTCGCTTTTATCAAG ATAGCCGCAGTTGTTTCGCTACAGCTATGGACTGCCACGCTCCTGCGCGACGCAGGCTGGTCGAAGATGCTGGTGGTTGCTTACTTCTTCGGCTCCTTTCTGAATCACAATCTCTTCCTCGCGATCCATGAGCTCAGCCACAACCTCGCCTTTGCCACCCCATCCCTGAACCGCTGGCTAGGCATCTTCGCAAACCTCCCCATCGGCGTCCCAATGTCGGTGACATTCCAGAAATACCACCTGGAGCACCACCGGTTCCAAGGCGTGGACGGGATCGACATGGACATTCCCAGCCAGACGGAGGCGCACGTCGTAAAGAACACCTTCAGCAAGTCCATCTGGGTCGTGCTCCAGCTCTTCTTCTACGCGCTCAGGCCGCTCTTCCTGAAGCCAAAGCCTCCGGGCCTGTGGGAGTTCACCAACCTGACGATCCAGGTCGCGCTCGACGCGGCCATGGTGTACCTCTACGGCTGGAAGTCGCTGGCCTACCTCATCCTGTCGACGTTCCTCGGCGGCGGCATGCACCCGATGGCCGGCCACTTCATCTCGGAGCACTACGTGTTCAGCCCGGAGCAGGAGACCTACTCGTACTACGGGCCGCTGAACCTGATGACGTGGCACGTGGGGTACCACAACGAGCACCACGATTTCCCCAGGATCCCTGGCGCCAAGCTGCACAAGGTGAAGGAGATCGCGCCGGAGTATTATGACAGTCTGAAATCATACAGGTCCTGGAGCCAGGTGATATACATGTACGTCATGGACCAGACGGTCGGCCCTTTCAGCCGGATGAAGAGGAAGGCGCCCAAGAAAGATTCGTAG